The nucleotide sequence ACACCATTCTCAGAATCAATACTGTTGACGTAAAGTGGGGTTGTAGATGGAGAGGAAGAAGAAATTCCTAAGCCTTTTCTTTGACCAACAGTGAAATTATGTATTCCTTCGTGTGAACCGATTAAATTACCTTTATCATCATTTATTATACCGGGCTTTGTTGTAACTTTATCCGCAATAAAATCTCGGTAGTTTCCTGATGGTATAAAACAAATTTCCTGACTGTCGGGTTTGTTTGCAACCGGTAATTTGTAATCTGTAGCAATTTTCCTAATTTCTGGTTTTAAATATCCACCAATTGGTAATAGTAAGTTTTGTAATTGGTTTTGTTTTAATGTATGTAAAACATATGATTGATCTTTACTTTCATCAACACCCTTCAACAAGGCAAATTTGTTATCTATTGTACTTATCTGAGCATAATGACCTGTAGCAATATAATCAGCTTCATATGCTATAGCTTTTTGCATTAGGAAATTAAATTTCACTTTATCATTGCAAGCTACGCAAGGATGAGGGGTTTTCCCTTTTTCATATTCTTTAACAAAATAACCAATCACAAATTGCTGGAACTCTTTTTCAAAATTTAGAAGATAGTGAGGAACACCAAGTATGGAACATACTTCGCGGGCGTCTTCGACATCTTCTAATGTACAACAACCATGATTTTGTTTTGTAAGAGAATCATCACCAGTTGTAGGAAATAATCGCATGGTAATTCCTATAACTTCATACCCTTGTTCTTTAAGAATGACAGCAGCTACAGAGGAATCAACACCTCCACTCATTGCTACTACAACCCTTTGTTTTTTTTCAGTATTTGTCATCAATTCAGATTAACATAGTCAGAACACACTATCAATATTAGGCATATGTACTACTATAAATATAGGTGTATACTATATGTGTAAATAAAAATACTTAAAACTAAAAATAATGATCACACAACCGGATGAAAATATTTTAAAAATAGCCAAAAAAGCAGTAGATATAGCTTCAGACAAACAGGCTACGAATATATTACTTATTGATATTAATGCTGTAGGGACATTTGCTGATTTTTTTGTTTTTGTTACTGTCGATAATTCACGTTTAATGAATGCATTAATAGATGATTTAAAAGTATCGATTAAGCAAGAAGGTGCAGAGCTCTTTCGTATTGAAGGGCAAATAGATTCAGGGTGGGTTTTAATGGATTTTGGTAACACTATTGTGCATTTATTTTCTCC is from SAR202 cluster bacterium and encodes:
- the mnmA gene encoding tRNA 2-thiouridine(34) synthase MnmA, with product MMTNTEKKQRVVVAMSGGVDSSVAAVILKEQGYEVIGITMRLFPTTGDDSLTKQNHGCCTLEDVEDAREVCSILGVPHYLLNFEKEFQQFVIGYFVKEYEKGKTPHPCVACNDKVKFNFLMQKAIAYEADYIATGHYAQISTIDNKFALLKGVDESKDQSYVLHTLKQNQLQNLLLPIGGYLKPEIRKIATDYKLPVANKPDSQEICFIPSGNYRDFIADKVTTKPGIINDDKGNLIGSHEGIHNFTVGQRKGLGISSSSPSTTPLYVNSIDSENGVITVGPKHQLLNKGLEITNVNFVRTPIIKPTKVTVKVRYKAPQVNATITPTETGAKIIFDDLQGAISPGQICAIYTNQELIGGGIITKPIKSNSDQLSTVKQQS
- the rsfS gene encoding ribosome silencing factor, producing the protein MITQPDENILKIAKKAVDIASDKQATNILLIDINAVGTFADFFVFVTVDNSRLMNALIDDLKVSIKQEGAELFRIEGQIDSGWVLMDFGNTIVHLFSPDTRKYYDLDSLWLKPPAKQIIKIQ